One Nesterenkonia populi DNA window includes the following coding sequences:
- a CDS encoding ABC transporter permease, giving the protein MSVEAIAAPSRKTEAQRLVRKVLGSRETAIVLVILAVIFAATSMNHGFLLSSQGWRDLLLTPSILMVLAVGSAIVIVTRNVDLSVGSTLAITAYMTGRLFIDFPGIPIIVVVLIGIAVGAVLGLINGALVAFGKVPALVVTLGTMYIYRGIVLTWAGSDRINASDMPRDFLRLGTMQVATIPLLTIAAVIILIGAAYWLSSTRSGREMYAIGSNPEAAMLYGLPATKRVIVAFVAGGALAGLAGVMYAARYGTVSASAGMTWELNAIGAAVIGGVAIFGGSGTVWGAAFGAILLMTINRTLPILGVPDFWQRAVVGALIIGAIVLDRYLAVRRTRKLNEARDEI; this is encoded by the coding sequence ATGAGTGTTGAAGCCATCGCCGCGCCGAGCCGCAAGACCGAAGCCCAGCGTTTGGTGCGGAAGGTCCTAGGCTCCCGTGAGACAGCGATCGTCCTTGTCATCCTGGCCGTTATCTTCGCGGCTACCAGCATGAACCACGGTTTCCTGCTGAGCAGCCAGGGCTGGCGTGATCTGTTGCTGACGCCGTCCATCCTGATGGTCCTTGCGGTGGGGTCAGCGATAGTGATCGTCACCCGCAACGTGGACCTATCGGTCGGTTCCACGTTAGCGATCACGGCGTACATGACAGGACGTCTGTTCATCGACTTTCCCGGCATTCCGATCATCGTGGTGGTCCTCATCGGTATCGCGGTGGGAGCCGTGCTGGGCCTCATCAACGGGGCTTTGGTCGCGTTCGGCAAGGTGCCTGCGCTGGTGGTCACCCTCGGCACGATGTATATCTACCGCGGAATCGTCCTGACGTGGGCGGGCAGTGACCGGATCAATGCCTCCGATATGCCGCGCGACTTCCTGCGGCTGGGCACTATGCAGGTCGCGACGATTCCTCTTCTGACCATCGCCGCGGTGATCATCCTCATCGGTGCCGCCTACTGGCTCAGCTCTACGCGCAGCGGACGCGAGATGTACGCAATTGGGTCCAACCCAGAGGCGGCAATGCTCTACGGGCTGCCTGCCACCAAGCGAGTCATCGTGGCCTTTGTCGCCGGAGGTGCGCTGGCCGGTCTAGCCGGCGTAATGTACGCGGCCCGCTACGGCACCGTCAGCGCCAGCGCGGGCATGACCTGGGAGCTCAACGCCATTGGGGCGGCAGTGATCGGTGGCGTCGCGATCTTCGGCGGCTCGGGAACAGTGTGGGGCGCAGCCTTCGGGGCGATTCTGCTGATGACCATCAACCGGACCCTGCCCATTCTCGGAGTGCCGGATTTCTGGCAGCGCGCAGTCGTCGGCGCCCTGATCATCGGCGCGATCGTACTGGACCGCTATCTCGCCGTCCGACGGACGAGGAAGCTCAACGAAGCGAGGGATGAGATATGA